The segment TGCCAATATTTTCATAAACATTTAATGAATCAAGCAGTGCAGCAAATTGAAATACATAACCAAATTTACTCAAACAGGCATCGAGTTCTTTGCCTTTTAGTGTGGTGATATCGGTTCCATCAATAACGATGCTACCGGAAGTTGGTTTAATAAGTCCAATAACTTGTTTGAGTAGAACTGATTTACCTTCACCAGATCGACCAATAACAATGGTCATCAATCCCTCAGGAATGTCAAGATTGACCCCTCGAGTTACCCAATGGCCTTCAAATTCCTTGCATAGATCAACAATTTTAATTTTGGTTTTATTGGAGCTTTTTTTGTCCATTACAATTCTTTCTACAGGTGCTCAAGCATTTTTGTTAAGAAGTAGTTACTAACTAAAATTAAGATTGAACTTGCAACGACACTTTGTGTTGTTGCGGTACCAACACCACGAGCACCACCATGTGTGTAAATTCCCTTGTATGTTCCTACCCATGAAAGAATTAACCCAAATATGGCTGCTTTTTTCAGACCGCCATGAATATCTGTTAATTCAACATAGTTGCGAATGCTACTTTCGTAATCTTCTGGGCTCAATTCTAAAACATATACACATACAATGTAGCCACCAATGATACCAAAAAACATAGAAAAGAGTGTGAGAAAAGGAAGTATGATAGTGCTTGCAACAATGCGTGGTACAACAAGGTACTGAAAAACATTAATGCGCAACGTTGTCAAAGCGTCAACCTGTTCGGTGATGATCATGGTACCAATTTCAGCAGTAA is part of the Candidatus Babeliales bacterium genome and harbors:
- a CDS encoding ABC transporter permease, which translates into the protein MFIQFVNFLGASVINTCTYLGEFTLFFLEAVKTFFTTKLKVSKTFVQMNRIGVESLSIVVLTGLFTGMVLALQTYIGFQRVGGEQFIGAIVALGLIRELGPVLTALMVTGRAGSAITAEIGTMIITEQVDALTTLRINVFQYLVVPRIVASTIILPFLTLFSMFFGIIGGYIVCVYVLELSPEDYESSIRNYVELTDIHGGLKKAAIFGLILSWVGTYKGIYTHGGARGVGTATTQSVVASSILILVSNYFLTKMLEHL